The following nucleotide sequence is from Cicer arietinum cultivar CDC Frontier isolate Library 1 chromosome 2, Cicar.CDCFrontier_v2.0, whole genome shotgun sequence.
GATGAGCTTCTATTGTAGAGACGGAAATGGAAAGAGGGAAGCAATAGCACGAAAACAGAAATCGCTCTctcgatgatgatgatgatgcgATCAAAAGCAAACTCAtatgttgttttatttattttatttttatggtgGTTTCTTGTTCAACAATTTTGGAATAAATTGGGTCGGTTAATTTCATCTAATTCCACAAATTCAATGTTTTACTCATTTTGTTACACCTTACAAAATAGATAAACGAAAAAGAAGATTAATTTTcgtataaaattttacattatcaatatatacatgaaattataattagttaaagtcaaaaaaaatttagtgacctaataatcataattatttgaATGTAAAAAacattacattaataatatatataaattaaatcttaaaaaatttcattattattttttatagcatgggaataaataagaaaaactaaAGCACCTTAAGAAACAGACTCCCTTATGACTCTTATCATAAATTGAAGTTAACGACACACCAACATATGCATACGTTGAAGttaaacatataaattaaaatacactTCATTTTATACCTAATGGCTAATGTTAAGTTAGTCCttgtaaaatatgaaatatatatccattttagtcactaaaattcattttacaggtatcagaataaaataaaaattagaactagaagcatttttttatattaaaagtaatattttttgttctaattAAAAGTCAATTAAAcctaattaaaagaaatattaagtTTTGGTGTTTTCTTTCCAATTTTACCTttcatttaaactattttatttataattttattattttttatttgattaaataattgCATTTTTCATATACTTATACTTTTATATAAAAGGATAATAAGTTTCATTGATAAAAAAGAGGgaattgagtttctttattaaAAAGAGGGAATTGAAGTAGCTAAagtttaactttatttattggACTCACATGTACTCACTTAGTGACTGGTTCACATTGGATATCGTTTCTCATTCTTTCATAATTTTTATCCAATCAAACATATATTGCATCATATAATTTCCAAGCAAAGCAACCCAACCAATTATGCAAGCATTCTTCAACTTCTTCTATCAATATTTCCCTTATCCTTTCTTCATAGTCTTATAATATAAtcatatgaatatgaatatgcATCATGCCATGGTTTCATCTTTTCCTTCTTCATTAGTTGCTGCCACTGCAACTCTTAAGCTCCACCCACAATTCAGAAAACATTCACCAACCTCTTTTCCACTAGATAAGGTACTCTCTTACCTTCTttatattttggtccattatgttattttattcatataacagtgtaagtttatttttgtttttattaccAAAGTTGTGCCAAAGCATCATTATATGTAAACTACACTTAAAAAGCTCTCTCTAACATTCACAGAAAACATTATTATTAGTCCAAATAAGTTATTATTGAAAAGTAATCTAACCACACCCTAATTCCAGCCTTTAAAAGGAActgtaaaaattataattattaattaaattataaggatatgaaaattttaataattaatcttttaatcaACCTTATAAAGTACACTGAATTTTTCAAAAGGAGTAAATTCTAGTTTAACTAGTATAATAACATTAATCTCTTCCACATAGTTCAATATTAACCTGCTACACCTTATGCTTTTTCAGGGTCAAACCATTTCATTACAGAAAAGCCACACATTCACACATTTGGATCCCATAAGGCACCTTAATTTTCAAGAAGCACTTTCATTAGCAAAAGAGTGTCAAGAAAAAGTGGATTCATCTTTCTACATTCCCTTATTACAACAATGCCTAGAAAGTTGCTCCTTTTCAGCTACACAAATCATTCACTGTCACATAGTGAAAACAGGTAGCCATGAAGACCCTTTTACAACAACATTTCTTTTCAATGTTTATGCTAAATGTGGTAACATGGAAGAAGCTCAAAGAGTCTTTGATCAcatgaaaataagaaatgttgTTACTTGGACAAATTTAATGATGAGTTATGTGCAAAACTCAATGCCAAaaaatgctataaatttgtttcAAGAAATGTTGCATTCAGAGTGTTATCCTTCAATTTACACTTTTGCTATAGTACTTAATGCTTGTACAATTTTGCACTCATTGAAGTTAGGTGAACAGTTACATGGTTACATAATTAAATACCAAGTTGATTATGACACAAGCATTGGAAATGCACTTTGTAGTTTATACTCTAAATGTGGTAGATTGGAGTTTGGTCTAAAAGCATTTAAGAGAATCAAAGAAAAGAATGTTATTTCTTGGACTTCAGCTATTTCAGCTTGCGGCGAAAATGGCGAAGCTATGAAGGGTTTGAGACTTTTTGTTGAGATGCTTTTAGATGAGGTAAAGGTGCAGCCTAATGAGTATACTTTAACTAGTGTGTTGAGCCAGTGTTGTGAAGTTAAGTGCTTAGAGCTTGGTATTCAAGCTCATTCTTTCTGTATTAAATTTGGGTTTGAATCCAATTTGCGAGTTCGGAATTCTTTATTGTATTTGTACATTAAATGTGGTTATGTTGGTGAGGCTCAAAGATTGTTTAAAGCAATGGATGATATAAATTTGGTTACATGGAATGCTATGATTGCTGGTCATGGACAGATGATGGAACTTTCAAAGGATAATCTTTCTGCATACCAAAGTGGAATCGAAGCGCTAAAACTTTTCGCTAAGTTGAATCGGTCGGGCATGAAGCCTGATTCCTTTACATTCTCGAGTGCGTTGAGTGTTTGCAGTAGAATGATGGCTTTAGAACAAGGCGAACAGATTCACGCTCGGACGATTAAAACCGGGTTTTTATCAGAGGTTATTGTAGGTTCTTCTATGATTAATATGTATAACAAATGTGGAAGTATTGAGAGAGCAAGCAAAGTTTTTGTAGAGATGTCTATTAGAACAATGATATCATGGACTTCCATGATAACTGGTTTTGCACAGCATGGTTGGTCTAAGCAAGCTTTGCATCTTTTTGAGGATATGAAACTTGTAGGAGTTAGGCCAAACCAGATAACTTTTGTTGGCATTTTATCGGCTTGTGGAAGCGCTGGTATGGTCGATGATGCATTCGATTACTTCGAGATTATGCAGAAGGAGTATAAAATTAAACCTGTGATGGACCATTATGCTTGTTTGGTTGATATGTTAGTGAGGCTCGGTCGACTCGAGGAAGCTTtcgattttgtaaagaaaattataaagaaaatagatCATGAGGCTTGTGAGTTTATTTGGTCAAACTTGCTTGCTGGTTGTATAAGCCAAGGGAATCTGGAATTGGGATGTAATGCTGCTGAACATTTACTAAGTCTCAAACCGAAAGATGCAGAAACGTATGTATTGCTGTTGAATACATACGTCTCGGCGGGGCGATCTGAGGATGTTTGTAGGGTGAAGAATATAATGAAAGAAGAGAAAGTTGAAAAGTTAAAGGATTGGAGTTGGATTAGCATCAAAGACAAAGTGTATTCATTTGAAACAAATGACAATGAAGAGGAGGAAAAGACATACTCTCCTACCATTTATCATAGTGAGAAGCTGGCCATTACATTTGGGTTGGAGAATTTGCCAAATTCTTCACCAATAAGAGTTGTCAAGAATACCTTAATGTGTAAGGATTGTCATAACTTTGTTAAGTACATCTCAACACTGACTAGTAGGGAAATCATTGTTAAAGATAGTAAGAGGATACATAAATTTTTCAATGGACAATGCTCGTGTGGGAATATTGGTGGTTACCATTTACCAATCAAGAGATGACCAAAAGCAGATAGATACATTTTCACTAcccaaaaaaaagaagatacaTTTTTTACACCTTTCTACATTTAATTCTATAACACAAATGTTAACTCTATATATTAACAAGTTTTGAATTGTTCTAGGAAGttaagttttgaattttgattgtagcttcacaaaacaaattttaccATGTATTAACTAGGTAACACATGAACTGTTTTACATATGATAATTAAGATATGCACAAATGGCTTGCCTATTAAAAGTAGTGTACAAGTTCAAGTGTAAACTATGATATTGGAAGTTCACTAGCTCTGTTTTTAGAATTTGAGCTAAGCCTAACCAATCCAAAAATTAGCTTTAGAGGAGAGGATGccttaatattataaataggcttaattgcacttttggtccccctattataggtgaaaatcgaaagtagtccccccattttgtttgtccccagttttagtcccccaaacagaatttgagtccaaatcatgatgatttgtgatttttttaatgacgtgtcaatagaagggtgacgtggcagacgcttatgtggaataaactcattattatattatttctaattaaaaaatatcatttatatttttaaaaaccattattataattgtgacaatatttttaaaaatacaatttagttgttaaaattaagttaaaagaaaaacagctccaattcaacaaaaccctaaatcaaaaTCTGAAGCAGAAGCATATGAACTAGCTTGAACCCTAAATCAAAAAACAGCCCCAATTCAACAAAACTCCCAAATCGTAGATGAACTAACGGATAGGAATGAACCAAACAGACAGGAGCAGATGAAGCCACATAGGAATGGGATAATTCAGGGAAAACAAGAAGAAATAAAGACACAAGCAAGAATACAACACCAAATGCTGGAATAAGAAACAAACAAACGGGGAAAGAACTAACGGATACAAACATTGCCAGATAATAGGAGTTTTGGATGCTTTGGAACTTCAGAATCAGCTATTGGTTGGGTGTTTCAAGGCAGAAATGGCTATTTCTAGGTTTTTCTTTTGGTACGAAAAAGTCTAGGCAGAGAGTCGGTTGCTCCATTCCAAGGTTCAGGCATGCCTCAAGCCTCAAAGTAGGCTATTCATTTCTTTGTTTCTTTACTTCATTTGTTGCCTTAAAGTATTGATCCCAAACTGGGTTGAAGTGTTACTTGCATCATGAGAGAAAGAATACAGTTGGTTTCTTGAGATGAATGATTCATGGTTCTTTATCATTCTTTTACTGTTTCGAAAATGTTGATACCGAAACAGTTAGGCGAGAAACAAGTTCCTCTGGTATGTTGTAAAAATGGAGTTGGATTTGTAAGAGGTGTTTCATTGCAAGTGGCTCAATTAATGATATGTAACAAAGAAAATGGTTGAACCGTGGAGTTTTGTTAATTGGGGCTGTATTTTGATTTAGGGTTCAAGCTAGTGTTTATATGCTTCTGCTTCAGAttttgatttagggttttgttgaattgggattgtttttcttttaacttaattttaacaattaaattgtattttttaaaatattgtcacaattataataacggtttttaaaaatataaatgatattttttaatcagaaataatataataatgagtttattctACATAAGCGTCTGTCACGTCACCCTTTTATTGAcatgtcattaaaaaatgacaactcatcgtgatttggactcaaattctgtttggggactaaaactggggacaaacaaaatggagggactactttcaattttcacctataatagggggaccaaaagtgcaattaagccttataAATATTACTTTAGTTATAGTTAATGTAGAATCTAAGATGTGACACACACCTCGTGTCCAAGTAAATAGATATGGAACATGTGAAGTTTGTAGGGCATTCTAGATCCTCTTCATTTGAAGAGAAAATTGTCATCTTTATTTTCATCCATTAAAATCAGACGCGTGGAAGGTAAATATATGATGGTCCAAATTTATTGcatacattattaattaaaaaatgaattatctCTTCTTCTTTCGCGGCCCTTTCCATACCGATTAAAGATCTTCTCTATCTTTTACTCTCTCTATTTCTAaagttttttttgtataaatacaTACATTTTGGAAATTGTGACTTTTATATACGCAAAACATTAGTAATTGAGCTAtccatttcttttgaaaaatggaGAGGATTCTAACTCTCTCATACTCGAGATTTGGCATTAACGCCCTTTGTTGTAATCTTTTTTTCCAATATTGTTTTctttatgaataaataatacAACTTGTCATCCGTAAGACTAGTTTAACTTGCAAATATCGATATCGTTAGGTTGGATATCATGTCTCAAGTTCGAACTCGATACATTTTGTGCAAATTTCTTACGATTTcatctaaacaaaaaaaaagtatgatttcatcttcttttcttgataatatgatttttctttaaaatgatGAAAATCAACCACAACAAAACATAAACTAATTGTAGTTTTTATACCAATTGATTATGGGGACAATGGAATCTTCTAGACATAATTGGTTCCTAAACTATTAGCCATGCATGGTTTCATGTTGTTGAATATATTAATGAACATGAAAAAtggttcaattattttttttttaatttattcatttatttattaatcaacTAATTGAACAAATTGAACCATAACCCGAAATTGTGACCCTCAACTCATTCTAAGAGGTGAAAATATAATGAAGTAGCAAAATGACACTGTGAAACAAGGCTGACTTGTAGCTTGTAAACTGCATATGGAAgtgcaaaataaaaaactctcTCTAGTAGAAATTTGAAACACAAATGTGCTTATCAAAAATTTGAAACGCTAGTGGACATCTGCCAACAACAATTTGAAAGCATGAAATAGACGAGCTGAAATGAAATGAGACGCATCTATGTTTAGAAAGGTGACGTTTAGTGTACAAAGTTGTGATGAAAACATGAAATAGATGAGATGTGATGagataaaatgaaatgaaataaaataacatgagaggaaactatttatttttttagaaagatgACATTTAGTGTACAAAGTTGTATACCatacaaaaaaattacttttatacaCTATTGACATTATCCcgtaatataaataaagtttattaattattattttagtcttttattttatttgttttttaattatgttttgttCGGTTTTTCTCCTTTAACtatatttatgttaattaagttgatcattttcattaatttttattattttcttcatatCACTCACCTTTAAATCCATAAACtaaaaaatcttatatttttcaatttaagaaCTTAGAAAAATTATCAAACCTATAACCTTCAAACATAATCTTTCAAATCTTTAACTCAAACTCATCTCTATAACATTTCAAACTcgtaaaaatgaaaaattctttttttttgttaattcacAAGAGATTTTAAACAAGAAGGTTTACTTCTCTTCATCAATTTCATATTTGTTTCTTAATTACTCGATTTATATAGTTGTGTTAGaagtttctttcaattttacagATTCAAGatgtttgaatttgagtttttcaattttttattggtGTTTGGTTTTAGATagatttgtgtttttatgtGTGTATTGCGGTTATCACACAAGGTTGTGTTTCATATCTCTTTTTATATGTGTGCATTTGGcttccaaattttttttattttaaggtcGTCTTAGAATTTCATGCTCAACATTGATTTGATATCATCTATGCCTCTTTTAAATTTGAAAGGTTTGAGGTTGAGTTCGAAGATTATagatttgatgaatttttttatttttttatattaaatgggtgataaatttcttattttggATGACGaagatgataaatttattaatttttattttaaaaaaattatttaaagaaaattaaagaattGATTTGGTCATTCACACGAAAATTCTAGAGAAGAAGAATTAATTTAGagatttttcattgttttaagtttgaaatattatgaatttgaatttgtaaattataaatttgataatttataaattttaagataataaGTTTAATGAATTTTCTGAATTTTAGATtgaatgagataaaaaaaattatgtatttatgAGCTTCAAGATGAGTGTGACGAAGaagataacaaaatttaataatttttaacataaatgatcaaattgactaatataaatatagttaagGACTAAAAcaagacaaaaaataattaaaaactaaaagaaaatcagaaaataaattaagagactaaaaaatcaatttagcatataaataatatacattTCACCCCTAAACTTATTTGTAAGACCGAGTATTTTAACTATTATTCAGATGGCCTAAGTATTTTAATTTCcctctttttatatttaataaaacataaatcaaaagaaattcattaaaaacaaaactcaaattaatcagtataaattattaaaatacatcaCTACCTAAGATGACAACAATACACTAACATGGttaattaatatcaataatCCTTTAAACCTTACAAACCAACAAAAACATGAACAACAAGGGTCAAACAGAAGGCAATATACTACcctaacaatattaattaatttaaataagtaCTTAGTTTAAACaactattttttagattttaaaccaataaattttaagaaaaaataagagAGGTACTTGTTTATGCTAAATGTCACCGTGTAAAAAATGTGGTTTGAGAGGCATGTAGGAAAATGTTTTTACCTTTTTGGATTAGAAGTGtagaaaatattactttttttttattttatacgttggttcaaataatttttttaaagtctagTAAAGTTGTGTCTACAATTTTGAATTAGTGAGTGGATAATGATTTCCTTTAAATGAATCATCTCTCAACTTTAGTTTTTTCTGGAA
It contains:
- the LOC101510864 gene encoding putative pentatricopeptide repeat-containing protein At3g15130 → MNMNMHHAMVSSFPSSLVAATATLKLHPQFRKHSPTSFPLDKGQTISLQKSHTFTHLDPIRHLNFQEALSLAKECQEKVDSSFYIPLLQQCLESCSFSATQIIHCHIVKTGSHEDPFTTTFLFNVYAKCGNMEEAQRVFDHMKIRNVVTWTNLMMSYVQNSMPKNAINLFQEMLHSECYPSIYTFAIVLNACTILHSLKLGEQLHGYIIKYQVDYDTSIGNALCSLYSKCGRLEFGLKAFKRIKEKNVISWTSAISACGENGEAMKGLRLFVEMLLDEVKVQPNEYTLTSVLSQCCEVKCLELGIQAHSFCIKFGFESNLRVRNSLLYLYIKCGYVGEAQRLFKAMDDINLVTWNAMIAGHGQMMELSKDNLSAYQSGIEALKLFAKLNRSGMKPDSFTFSSALSVCSRMMALEQGEQIHARTIKTGFLSEVIVGSSMINMYNKCGSIERASKVFVEMSIRTMISWTSMITGFAQHGWSKQALHLFEDMKLVGVRPNQITFVGILSACGSAGMVDDAFDYFEIMQKEYKIKPVMDHYACLVDMLVRLGRLEEAFDFVKKIIKKIDHEACEFIWSNLLAGCISQGNLELGCNAAEHLLSLKPKDAETYVLLLNTYVSAGRSEDVCRVKNIMKEEKVEKLKDWSWISIKDKVYSFETNDNEEEEKTYSPTIYHSEKLAITFGLENLPNSSPIRVVKNTLMCKDCHNFVKYISTLTSREIIVKDSKRIHKFFNGQCSCGNIGGYHLPIKR